Below is a window of Theropithecus gelada isolate Dixy chromosome 15, Tgel_1.0, whole genome shotgun sequence DNA.
TTTGTGATCCTGTGTCCTTCGTGACTTCGATACGGCAGGAGATGGCTCCACAAGTAAGCATGTGGCTTGCGCTCTTACCATCAAAACTACCAGGCCTCTCTGAAGGGAAAGCAAGCTTGCATCTAGACTTCTTTCTAAAGAGAACCTAGACAATAATCAATACTGTTGCCGCCAGCCTCCTATGCACTGGAGGCATTATTCTAGGAGCTTCCATGCATTACACTTATCCTGAAATTAGTTCCATCTTATGACTCAGAGAAGTATTAcatattgatttcattgttaGAAATGGGAAAATTTTGAACAAGCGTATTTAGAGGGCAACCACATTTTCTGCTCTGCAACCTGCTTCTCCCCTTTCACGCCAGGACATCTAGATGAACCCACTCTTCGCAAAGGCTGCAGAGAAGCATGTTCTACAGACCTACTATCATCTGGTTAACAACTCCCAGTGGACGGACCAAAATTCCAGACGCTTCCCATTTCTCTCAACTGCACGGAATGCTGCCACACATGCTCATATACCTCTGAACCTTCCAGTGACTATAGCACAGCGACAGCTGAGTTCCTGGGTGCAGAACCGCTGGGACATGTGTTGGCAGCTATCAGTAAATCACTGTGCACAAAGGCAATCCCGGTTTACACTTCTACAGAGAGGAACTGAATACACTGCCCACCCTCACCTGACTGTTGGGTCCTATTTTGTCAGTGGGGTTTTGGGGAACTGTGTCACAGGACCCCGCCCAGTAGCCCCTCACCCGCAGTAGAAGACAGCCTTCTGCCAGGAGCGCAGCTGGTCCACCTTCTCCGCCACCGTGTTGGCAAACTCGATGAACTGGCAGCAGAAGGGCGCCTCGCACAGCAACAAGATGAAGGCATTCATGCTGCAGGGACCAGGGCAGGAGAAAAGCAGCAACTGACAATCCCAGGAAGATGAGGGCAGCCCCCAGTGCCAGTGCCATAAGGAATGCCACCTCTCTCACCCTCCTGCCCTCATCcctcctcctctgggaagccgCCTGGCTGCTCCAGGGCACCTGCTCGTACCCCTTGAAGAGCCTCTGCTGAAGACTCCAGCCCTCCCCAGCTGCCCCTGCACCCATCTCCCCAGCTGAACTGAACACTCCTAGATGGAAGCCCCTGGGCTTCAGCTGCCGTTTCTCCTCCTCctgtgggagagggaggaaagaggaccCCACATCATGGCACTGCTATAACACTGCAGCGGGTTCATCCGCAGATGGAGCACTGGCAGCTGTGTCCTCTGTCTGCTGTTAGTATTATCGCCATGGCCATCAAGAGCCGTCAGTGGCACCAGCACCAGGAAGGCTGCCccaccagggaggcagagagctGGAGCCATGCAGTCCCGAAACAGTCACGGAGGGCTGCCCACACACCCGATGCCACTGGCCCCAGGCCCAGGGACACCCTGGGGAAGCCCACGCTGGGGAGGAAGAACTTTAGCAAGTCCTTGCGTCCAGCCCCATGTTTGAGGGGGGAACAGCTACGCCACTGGTGATGGAGGGTGTCTGCTGTGGTCATGGTATTCTCTATGCATGGGTAACAATCAGTTACCAGACACTGAACCAGGCCCTTCTGTCTGTCCCCACGCCTGGGAGAAAAGTGCCATCATTATGCCTGTGTAACAGAAATGCAGGCTCAGGACACCCAAGAGCCACCCCGAGCCCGGGGCAGGCACTCTCTTTGCTACTCTTAACCACTGCACCCCGCCCCAAGCCTCCCACACACTAGGCCTCCAAGCACTGGCTCACTCTGTGCTGGGCCAGCCCCTTCCACTTCAAACTCGGCCAGGCTCCGACTCCACCCCCTGAAGCTGGGGCAGGCACCTCTCTGTCCATCCCCTTTCCCTATCCACCACTGGCCAGCACAGGCGCTGGGGACCCCGCCACAGCAGGCCCCCGAGGCTCTCCACTGGCCATAGGTCACTGAGGACGGGATCTGAATCGCGTCCAACTCTGTGCCCCTCAAGGCACCAAGCCCCACGAGGACAGTCAATTCCTGGTCACAGCCACTTCTCATGTGCCTCAAGTCGCACGGGCCTGCCCTCACCCCACCTTCCCTTCTGACGGGATGGCGCCACCCTGGCAGGAGGTGGGCATGGAACGCACATGAGGGTGTTCTGACCGCGGGTTCCCGTGACAACTCCGACCCGCCTTTCCCATCTATCTTTAGCACAGCTCCGAGTTAGAGCGTCCTCTCCCAGCGGACCATCCAACCCAGTCCTCAGCCAGCCCCAACAAACGGCCTTCCCCACTCCAGTCCTGGGAGCTTCCAGAGGGCGAGGGCCCCAGTGTAGTGGACTTGGCATCTGCAGTCTCAGCGGATGCTCCAGAAATGTCTGGAGCACTGATGGCCTCGCCCCTGCACCGGATGAAGGCCAGGGTGGGCGTTCCCTGGGCCCTGACCTCTCATTAGGAAACCAAACGTGGTAGGGATATGAAGGGGAAGAAGCCCCATGCTGTGGCCAGAAACCCACAAGCCCTGAGGCGCCCAGGCGGGAGCCAGTAACCATGGCAACCACAAGGATGCCCGCTCCCACGGCCCCTGCCACTCCTCTGCCCCAGGAGGTGCCCCACAGACTCCCGACCAGCGAGACCCCTGGGGCGGGACGGCCATGTGCTACTCACATCATCCACACGCCGGCCGCAATGTTCAGAGGGTGGATGGTGATGCAGTTGAAGAGGCCAGAGATCGCACAAGCTTGAAACAAGAGAGACGGGCAGGAGTCAGCAAGGAGTCAGGGGGAGCCCGCTGGGATGGCAGCCTCGGGAGATGATCGGAAAGGACGAGAGTCTCTGCGGATGCTCAGCACACAGTTCTCACAGCACCCAGAAGCCTGCCGTCTATCATCTGAGATAGGTGAGGAGATGCAGAGAGGTGCAGCGGTGTGCCCCAGGCCCCAcagcaaggtggcagcaaggtgCCAGGTGGATCTCACGGCCCCCTCTCTCCGCTCCAGGGCTCAGAGGATCTGGCCCTTTGACCCCAGCTACATCAATATCCACCTCAAAGGGAGGTTAGGATTAAAGGAGGATTAAAGAGAGAATGTCCCTCAAGGATTCAGGCCAGTGCTCCCCCAAGACTCAGCCTTTGGCAAGGGTCACTTGTCACCATTCACAGGGCCAGCCACACAGGAAGTCCTCTGACTCAGAAAATGTGGCTTGGATTTTGGTTGGGACAACGGGTGCCTCTCTCAGAACAGAGATGGGAACCAGGTAAGACCGAGCAGCAGTTCCAGGTCTAACTTCCTCACCAGCCCTGTGCCGCTGGCATGCTATCTTCATCTGCCGAGGCCCGTTTCTCCTCTTGCACATGAGCAAGTCCCACAGCCCAGCCACACACCGCTGAAATGCCATGAGGCCCGGAAGGGGAGGGGGCGTCTTCCTCCAGCCCAGAGCGTGGCTTCTCTGATGCCCAGATGTGCAGCTTTGACTCCCCGCCTCCCCGCTGCACCTCACCAGCAGGGTCTCTTGCACCCAACTCCCTCCTCTACCCACAGCCTGCAGCCCGGCTTCACCAGGAACTCCAGGAGCCTGCAAGGAGGGTCCAGGGAGCTGGCTGCTGGGCAGGGAGCGAGCCCAGGCCATGGCTGAGCGGGGGCCTTGGAGGCAGCAATTAGCAACCAGCTCATTAAACTTGCAGCAGCTCCTCTGCACCTGATCCCTCCACCTGGGTCTGGAATTCTGCCGTTTTCCATTTTCCCAGGTAACCTTATGCAGACAGCAGGCAAGGAAGCCAGATAAAGTGAGCCGAACTGCAGTGGGACTGCTTCGTGGGCCCCCAGGGTCTCCTTCTAACACCAAGGACTCAAGCGTTGCACTCCTCCTCAGCACAGCCTTAGACATCTGCCTTCAGACAGCAAGGGGTTCCAGAACCACAGGTGCAAAGGGGCCTGCCTGCCCCAGCAGAGTGCCCAAAGGGCAACACGGCTCCCTGCCTCtccgctgtgcctggcctcacctgACAGCTCGGCTGTGCTTCCTGCTGCAGTCAGCAtttggcctccagctccaacccTACCCCAGCTGTCCAACCCACAGCCAGCCTTGGGGGAGGACCAGGTGTCAACCCAGACCAGCAGGCTCCAGCCAGGAATCCTTTAGCAATAAAGGGCTGGAGGATGTCCACTTGGGGACCTCAATGCTGATATCTTCCACGTGAGGGGGCTGTCACCATACAATCCTGTCCCCTCCCAAGATATCACCTCCAGATGCTCTCAGGACCCAGGGTAGACCCTCTCCAGCTCCTCTCTCTGGTCCCCTCACCCTGGAGGAGGAAAACCTTACCCCAAGGACCAGCCAGGCACACAACCCTTGTCTGAATTCCTGCTGCATCTCTAAAACACGCTGCATGTTTGCATTCTACCCTGAAATACAGCATTTAATATTCACAGAACCGTGCCCCCAAAATTCTGCAGATGCAACTGACAACTCAGGGCAATGCCACAGGTTTCTCCTGAAGCTTCATCTGTAGACCCAACAGAGCCCCAGGTACTCCTGGGAAAGGCACAGGCACCTCACTTTGAGAGACACAGAACTGAATAAGACTCCAGGGCTAATCTGTGAGTCGGCAGGGTCACTGACCAAGAAGGAAGGAGGTGTGGCCTACAGGCCACAGTCAGCacctttcctttctcaccactaaCCACGTCACCCCTCTGCACTGCTCACCCTAATCTGCGGGGAAAACAGCTAACCAGACATGAGAGGACTGGAACCAATGCCTAACTTCAAGCCCACCAGTCTCTTCTACAAAGCCAAAAGCGTACTTGCCCTGAAGAGCAGTGGCACAAACCTGGGGCCTCTTTGTGATTTGGGGGTAGGGCCTGCCCTACTGTATCCAGTTGCCTCCGGATAAGGGCATGCCTAGCAAGGGCAGCACACTCCTAGCCCTGcaccctcctgcctcaacatccctcCACCCTCaacctccttccaccctccacccaccTGGAAAGGCTGTGGAACCTAAGGTGAAAAGATGGTCATTCTGGCAGGAGAGCTGATGGGGTCTGCCCTGCCCAGGCCCAGATTTAGCCCTCTGTGCCAGTGTTTAAACCCTGCAGACATCCTCGACAGACATTCTATAAGACCTTGCCCACTCCAGTAATTCACAAGGTTGAGGgcagacaggaaaggaaaggatatCATTCAGACAGACTTGTCTTTCCCTGGAAGGCCAGCTGTACAGCTTCCATTCACTCCTGGAGCAGACCTGCCTCCCTCTTTGTCCTTTTCTGGCTGCGCGTAAGAGCCTAGCTTCCCTGGGAGCCTAAGGTCAGGGTCTGTGCCTGGGATGCGTacggagaaggggaggagggccGGTGATAGGCGGCTAAGGCAGCAGCAACGGGGGAGAGCTGACACTGGACAGAGGACCCAGGGAGAGGCCCGGCCCTCAGCTCACTGCCCCGCGGCCCCCGGGGGCCACCTATGCCCTGACACCACCTGACCCTCAGCAAACTTCCGCCCGGTGGCTTCCTGCCAGAAATCTAGCTAGCCGTGCACCCGCCTCCCTTATAAACAATCCTCGCCCAAAGGTTAGCAACGTGGCTGCCGTCACCTACGCCCAAGTCAACAGTTGACGCTTACTACGGGCCAGGTGGGCATGCGCTCCATGAGCATCACTGAGAAAGTCTCACAAAAGCCCCTGGGGGGCGAGGGAAGGGCTCAGTCACGTGCCCCAGGCCGGTGCCCCCCGCCCTGGGGTTTCTGGTCCCTCGGGGAATGTTCCCAGAAGCGCTAGCCCAGCCCAGGGTACCAAGGCGCCCAGGCCCGAGCCGGTAACCATGGTAACCATGGTAACCCCGGGACGCCGGCTGCCCCGCCACTCCTCCGCCCCGGGAGGCGCCCGGCAGGCCCCCGACCCCCAGCGGGTCCTTTCCCCTGGGGCcgccggggcggggcggggcggggcgcgcaTGCGCGGCGGGGCCGGCCCCCTCTCCCGGACCGGGTACTCACAGACTGCCCCCAGCACCCCCGACAGGCGACACAGCCAGCGGTACCACCACGTCATGCCCTCTTCCTGCGCGGGCGGCGCAGAGCTGGCGGACGCCGCGGGCGCCCCACCCGAGCCGCTCATGGTGCCGCCGTCAGGCGCAGCTCACAGCAATCACAAAGGGCTCGGTAGCCGGCCGCGTCCGAACCGGCGCGCTGCCTTGTGGGAAAGGGAGCATATTAGCATAGGGGGCGGGGCTTTCAGGCTGCGGCGAGGTGTGCCCGAGGGGAGGCGGGTGCTCATTAGCATAGGGAGCGAGACCCTCAGGCCGCGGCTAGGTGAGCTCGAGGGGTGGCAGGTGCTCATTATTGTAGGGCGCGGGACCCGCAGGCTGCGGCGAGGTGCTGCGCGGCGGGGGGGAGCTCGTTAGCATACGGGGCGGGGCTCGCAGGCATCGGAGGGGTGTGCCCGAGGGGGGCGGGCGTCATTAGCACAGGGGGCGGAGGCCCGCAGTTTGCAGAGACTTGCTCCTGAAGGAGGCGGGCACTCATTAGCATAGGGGGCGGGGTTTGGCGGCGCGCGGACACCTTAGGGGTCAGACCCTCACACCAGGACACACGGGTGGGGCTTCGCAGGGAGCTGGCAAATGCGCCAGCCTCGGAGTGGAATCCTGATTGGCTTTTCTTCCTGGATAGGAAGAAGATAACTAGGGATGTCCAGCGGCTTGCGCAGATCAAGATAGAGCCAAGCGGGGCCAGCGAATCCCTGCCTTGCCATGGGATGGGTTTTCAAGCCAGGTCTGGACAGCTTATAAGAAAAAACCGCCGGTCAGTctgcatgttttatttattggTACCCGAGGAAATGGGGGCTGCCTTTCCTTTCCAGAATCCCCACCTCCAACCCCCTAGCCTTTTGGACATTGGAGAAGACTCTAAAGTAGATACCTAAGATTGGAAAAAGTTCGAATTGGAAAGCACTGAGACCAGAGGTCAACCCTCCAGGGCTGGCCAGACACGTAACAAATGTTCATTGACCGTCAggtcccttcctttcccttccaggACTGAGGGTCCTGCCCCTCCGGTACCCATGATTGGAGGGTCCAGTACTGGCCCCGCAGGCTGGCCTGAGCCTTAAGGAAGTCCTCGCTGAACTCCATCTCAGCCTGGCTGCTCTCTGACTCCCAGTAGAGCACCTGCTGCCCATGGAACGTTGTGGTCCTCAAGCTGTGGATGTCCCGGATCTGAGAGAAAAGGGGCAGCCCAGAAGGACCGGCCATAAGTGATAATTAGTACTCACATTAATTAGCCCTTAATGTGCTGGGGCTCACAGATTCCGGATCACATTTAATGCTTACAAAGCCCTCCTAGGAGTACGCTGTTACTCTACCCAGAAAACTGAGCTCCAGGGAAGTTACATCACTTCCCCGAGGACACACAGTCAGGGTGCCAGCGCAGGGCCAGGCTGCCTCGTCTGGGGAAGCTGATACCCTGCAGAACACAGTTCTCCCAGGACACAGGAAACCTTGGGGAGGGTGCAGGGTGCTCCTCTGTCCAAGTCATATCAGACTGTAAAATTATGCTTCAGTCCTGGGTTAGCTGTCAGTCTACATCAGAAAGGTCTTTACCATTCtttatcattttgcttttttttttttttttttttttttcttttttgagacaaagtctcactctgttgcccaggctggagagcagtggtgcgatctgggttcactgcaacctccacctcccaggttcaagtgattcttgtgcctaagcctccccagtagctaggattacaagcacacgccaccatgcctggctactttttgtattttcagtagagacagggtttcatcatgttggccaggctggtcttgaactcctgacctcaagtgatctgccctcctcagcctcccaaagtgctgagattacaggtgtaagccactattTCACTCTTGTAGGTAGCTCAAAAAACATTTCTTGGTGAATACGTGGAGGAAGCGCTCTTCTCCCATTCTTTCACTAATGATTTGGAGGGTTTGAGTCTGAAATAAACTGAAGGGGGTCCCCTAGTCCTGCACCCCCTAGGGAAAGCTGTCCAGAATCACAGCACAAGCCCCCATGCTGGGCCTCACCGAGATGTAGCTGGCATTGGCTCCCTTGGTCCCATTGTCCATGTTGGTGGCCAGGGCATGGATGGCAATCCGGGCGTGCGGAGCCACATTAATGAAGAGCCGGCAGCCCCCTGCCTTACTCGTGGCTGGACTCAGCGAGGGGCTCACAATTTCACCCCAGGGCCCAAAGAGCTGCATGTCACATTCTGCAGGGGGAGCAAGTGGGACATAGAAACCCAGACAGACCACTGATGCCACAGGCCAGGGCAACTCACAGCCGGGAAGCAGTGCAGGGCAGCATGGCACTGTGGTCAATATTGGGGTTCCCAGGCAAACCCTGCTgaaccccacctctaccactTCTTGGCCCAGTGACTTTGGGCAAAGGCTAAATGTTCTGGGCTCTGGTTCCCTCCTCTGCAACTGAAGGAAACAATGGCATGCACTGAGCAGAGTGGTCTTTAGGACTCAATGATGTCACATGTGCAAGAGTGTTTCACACTGAACCTGGCACCAAGGATAGGCTCCACCCATGGCAGCCACTGCTGTTCCTCGGAGCTCACTGGAGCTGCCACCTGCCTGTACCTCCTGCACCTCTTTCAAGGCAGGTGCCTGTGTGGGTGGGGCTGGGCCGGGAAGCGAGAAGCAGTGTGAACGGTGACAGTGGGCTCATGGCCTTTTGGCAGGACCCAGCAGCGCCTGTGCGCTGAGGCACATACACAGCTCTCTGCCCAGGCAGGTGCTGGGGCAAGGAGGAGGCGCACTAGGTCTCTGCAGAGGCTAAGTCCACTGCTGCTAAGCCCCTGACACCTGAGGGAGCCGAGGAACCTCTGGAACCGGCTAGGGAAGCCAACTTCGGCCAGCTCGGGCTGTTGGGAGAGGGCAAGCCCCCCAGGACAACCGAGAGGGCTATCAGAGGGTATCTAGGGGGCCATGGGCAAGGCAGGGGTCCCTGAGGTGGCATCCTCTGTCTGAGGTGTGCTTGTGGGTGCACACGTATGTACAAGCATGTGTGCTCACACCAGTGCACTAGAACAGGGCCGAGGGACAGTGGCTCTCACAAAAACCCTAAAGGGCCTTGAAAGGCTGGAGGGTTGGGggcggggtgggtgggggtggggcagaggcCTGAGGGACTGACTGAGGATGTGGACCACATCCCACATCCATCCATCTTGCTGCACAGTCCCAAAGAGGAGGGATGTAGCACTCATCCTGCGACCTCTCCCTGGCATGTACAGACTGACACTGGCCAACCCCAGCTCCTTCCATCTCAGTCAGCTCCCTCTGTATCTTCCCACTACCCCACTGGGACTGGCCCCATCCCCAGCAGCACCCACCCAGCCTCCTTGCCAGGACCGGAGCACCCAGGGGAGGTGGAGAAGGCCTGGCCATACCTCTGTAGAAGGTTTCAGGAGCAAGCTGGCTCCCATACCGCAGCAGCACCCCGGCTCCTGGCTGCCTGCAGCGCTGCCTCACCACCAGCGTGTTGGTCTTGGAGCTGAAAGTCATGCCCAATAGCTTCCTGCACATCTTCCTCCAGGTGAGCCGGCCCCAAAGCAACAACATGTCCCCTAGGAAGCGGCAGGGCAGTGAGGGTCCAGCACTACCACGCCTGGTCAGCAGAGGAGTGGCTCCGGGGTAGACTGAGCCGAGTTCAAGTCCCGCCTCTCCCACTGCTGGCTATGTGACTCTGAGTAACTGAGCACGTCACTTAATCTctcctagcctcagtttcctcatctgtaaaatgcagatcaTCACTCCCCAGTCATGAGATGGAATGCAAACTAAAGTTGGGAATGTACATGGGGCTCCTGCCAGGAACGGGGCATGCAGCGTTGTGCTGGCTCCTGGCAGGGGCCATAACTGGCAGCATCGCTTGCACGGCCCTAGACATACCCGCACTGCAGTTGAGAGAACTCTCAAGGACGCGGAGGGTCACCACCTCCCCGAGGGGCCGCCCAATGGCCACTGCACAGTCTGCCTGCCCTGGTCCTCGCATGTCAATGGTTCCTGTTGGCTCAAGGTGCTGCCTGCCACAGGCACCTGAAAAGGGAGCAGGAGACAGGTAAGCAGTGCTTCCGGGATTTCCAGCAGGGCAGGCTCTGGGGCTTccaagctgaggaaggagaccAGGAGGTAGGGGTGGACCCTGTCCCCCAAGGCCCAGCTGGAAGCCTTCTCAGGACAGGGACGGGGGCTAGGTAGGTCAAAGCATCACCCTCAGGGCACAGGGCTGCTTCCAGATGCTCCAGCAAGCGGGGCACATGCAGAGCAGCCCAGAGGCTAGGGGGCTCACAAGCTGGGTTCCTAACTTCAAGTTACTTCCCCTTAATAGTAGTAAAAGGGAGGTTTTGCTTTGCCAGGGAGGAAGAGGGCCAGCCCTGATCCTGGCCTCCCAGGCACACATCCCAGGGACCAAGCTCTTGTGCCAGTCCTTCCCAGAGGGAGACGCCTTTGCCCACCCCTCCTACAGCAGCTGCCCGACGGGAAGGAGGACAAGACGTAACTGGACTGCGCCGAGCTTTCCTGGGGCCCGGGCAGGAGCCGCCAAGGCTGGGGAGCCGGGGAGAAAAGCAGGGCCCGAGCCTGGGACCACTCCAGGGAGACACCAGCAGGGGTGCCTGTGGTCTGTCCTGGGGCAGTGGCTTCTTCGTGAGGCACCAGGTTGGGTGTCCCCTGTCCCACACAGGGACCAGCCCAGCAGCCACGCACAGTCACTGGCTTGGGCAAGTGCTGGCAGAAATCAGCCGGCACAGGCGCCTGGGCCTGGGGTCCGAGGCAGGTGTCATGCCGGCGCTGGATGCCATCCCCACAGGAAACAGAGCACTGccaagagaggggaggaggagtcaCAGCTGACCCTGCCAGAAAGTGACAAGGACAGTGGCAACCACAGGGCAGGAGTGATCCAATATAATCTTTGTACAAGCTGGGAGGCAGGTAAGTGTCTCCattccacagatgagaaa
It encodes the following:
- the CACFD1 gene encoding calcium channel flower homolog isoform X3 produces the protein MSGSGGAPAASASSAPPAQEEGMTWWYRWLCRLSGVLGAVSCAISGLFNCITIHPLNIAAGVWMIMNAFILLLCEAPFCCQFIEFANTVAEKVDQLRSWQKAVFYCGMAVIPIVISLTLTTLLGNAIAFATGVLYGLSALGKKGDAISYARIQQQRQQADEEKLAETLEG
- the CACFD1 gene encoding calcium channel flower homolog isoform X4 gives rise to the protein MSGSGGAPAASASSAPPAQEEGMTWWYRWLCRLSGVLGAVSCAISGLFNCITIHPLNIAAGVWMMMAVIPIVISLTLTTLLGNAIAFATGVLYGLSALGKKGDAISYARIQQQRQQADEEKLAETLEG